A genomic segment from Comamonas terrigena NBRC 13299 encodes:
- the plsY gene encoding glycerol-3-phosphate 1-O-acyltransferase PlsY, protein MNALLPSLATVLAYLIGSLSFAVIVSRAFGLSDPRTYGSGNPGATNVLRSGSKKAAAVTLLLDALKGFVPVVLVKYAGPQFGLEEGTLALVAIAAFLGHLFPVFFQFKGGKGVATALGVLLGISGWLGLLVLLTWLAVAVISRYSSLSALIASIAAPVYYVLLDGSLWSAEKPLLAAIIAMSALLLWRHAQNIGRLLKGQESKIGSKKDKAAAAKGKAAKH, encoded by the coding sequence TTGAACGCATTGCTTCCTTCCCTGGCCACCGTGCTCGCCTACCTGATCGGTTCGCTGTCGTTTGCCGTCATCGTCAGCCGCGCTTTCGGCCTCAGTGACCCGCGCACCTATGGCAGCGGCAACCCCGGCGCTACCAATGTGCTGCGCTCGGGCAGCAAGAAGGCGGCGGCCGTGACGCTGCTGCTGGACGCGCTCAAGGGCTTTGTGCCCGTGGTGCTGGTGAAATATGCCGGCCCCCAGTTCGGGCTGGAAGAGGGCACGCTGGCGCTGGTGGCCATTGCGGCCTTCCTGGGCCATCTGTTCCCGGTGTTCTTCCAGTTCAAGGGCGGCAAGGGCGTGGCCACGGCGCTGGGCGTGCTGCTGGGCATCAGCGGCTGGCTGGGTCTGCTGGTGCTGCTGACCTGGCTGGCGGTGGCGGTCATCAGCCGCTACTCCTCGCTGTCGGCCCTGATTGCCTCCATTGCCGCACCGGTGTACTACGTGCTGCTGGACGGTAGCCTGTGGTCGGCAGAAAAGCCGCTGCTGGCCGCCATCATCGCCATGTCGGCCCTGCTGCTGTGGCGCCATGCGCAGAACATCGGCCGCCTGCTCAAGGGCCAGGAAAGCAAGATCGGCAGCAAGAAAGACAAGGCCGCTGCCGCCAAGGGCAAGGCCGCCAAGCACTGA